From a single Okeanomitos corallinicola TIOX110 genomic region:
- the cobN gene encoding cobaltochelatase subunit CobN: MHRISATPGGWNQSEGLIFLEQTPAPFVFITAADTDIQTLAAAVPKLPAQFPAVRVANLLQLQQQISIDTYGEQVLELAQVIVLRLLGGSSYWAYGLEVVQEIVQRQGITLIVMPGDDALDPDLISKSTISSEIVQQIWQYFREGGVENFLNALQLITDLSLSTNFNPPPPKAIPRVGFYEGTFSSTSSTLSPVTCHLSPSKVGILFYRAHYLAGNTKVIDALCQALVAKNLQPVPVFVSSLKEPGVDDEMLKFFQPEDSEHINLLLNTTSFSLARLETETPQIELWEKLDVPVLQVILCASSVEQWQSQLQGLTPRDMGMNVALPEVDGRIITRAVSFKTLQTRNNDLETDVVVYEPVSDRIDFVAQLAANWVRLRQKSPSERHIALILANYPNTNGRLANGVGLDTPASCVEILKALKSAGYEVGDIPADGDELIQMLTAGVTNDPEGKDWKSVNQSVSVQEYQEYFSTLPEVVQQGIVERWGAVEETNRRGAEGAERRGVLPVSGIQFGNVFVGVQPSRGYEHDPSLNYHAPDLEPTHDYLAFYYWVREVFGSDAIAHVGKHGNLEWLPGKSVALSKTCYPEVAFGAMPHLYPFIVNDPGEGSQAKRRSQAVIIDHLTPPMTRAELYGGLQQVENLIDEYYEAESLDPSRLPTLRDRIQALVIKENLYKDLGITNEQDITDFENLILNSLDGYLCELKEAQIRDGLHIFGQVPQGRQLRDLIVAIARIPNRHSIGITRAIAEAWGLDLDPLTTNYSDPFIPPQTLSAPLRDGHFAQVGKPAQASVLLCVRLKSCRTHGDVVELLEEQAALLVEQILEGTENKEQGTVKQVLHWIESKLLPALQNTTQEITNLLKGLDGKYIPSAASGAPTRGRPEVLPTGKNFYSVDIRAIPTETAWDVGRKAAETLIETYTQEHGEYPKTLGLSVWGTSTMRTGGDDIAEALALLGVQPVWDGAARRVVDFEILPLSIVGRPRVDVTLRISGFFRDAFPNLIDLFSQAVAAVAALDEPAAENPLAETVKQDTELWTQQGLSVEAANEKSLYRVFGSKPGAYGAGLQGLIASQNWQTDEDLAQAYINWSSYAYGKTDNQNTVTSKEVFQQRLKQMQVVLHNQDNREHDLLDSDDYYQFQGGLTAAVRSLQGKNPETYFGDNANTSQPKVRKLKEEITRVYRSRVVNPKWIEGVMRHGYKGAFEMAATVDFLFAYDATSQCVEDYMYQGIVDNYLQDSVVREFIHNKNPWALRDIAERLLEANQRGLWEDVNTQTLENLRNLVHEAEAEIEEK; this comes from the coding sequence ATGCATCGAATCAGTGCTACACCAGGTGGATGGAATCAGTCAGAAGGTTTAATTTTTCTAGAACAAACTCCAGCCCCTTTTGTGTTTATCACCGCTGCTGATACCGACATTCAAACTTTAGCAGCAGCAGTCCCAAAATTACCTGCACAATTTCCAGCAGTACGAGTCGCTAACCTGTTGCAGTTACAGCAACAGATAAGTATAGATACTTATGGTGAACAAGTTTTAGAACTCGCTCAAGTTATCGTCTTACGCCTATTAGGAGGAAGTTCCTATTGGGCTTATGGTTTAGAGGTAGTGCAGGAAATTGTACAACGTCAAGGCATAACTCTAATTGTAATGCCTGGAGATGACGCTCTTGATCCCGATTTGATCTCTAAATCTACTATTTCATCAGAAATCGTTCAGCAAATCTGGCAATACTTCCGAGAAGGTGGTGTTGAAAATTTCCTGAATGCGCTGCAATTGATTACGGATCTTTCTCTATCAACTAATTTCAACCCTCCCCCACCAAAAGCTATTCCCCGTGTGGGGTTCTATGAAGGAACGTTTTCTTCTACTTCTTCTACACTGTCACCTGTTACCTGTCACCTGTCACCTTCTAAAGTCGGAATTTTGTTCTACCGCGCCCATTATTTGGCGGGAAATACTAAAGTTATTGATGCTTTGTGTCAGGCTTTAGTAGCCAAAAATTTACAACCTGTGCCGGTTTTTGTTTCCTCTTTAAAAGAACCTGGTGTTGATGATGAGATGCTCAAGTTTTTTCAACCTGAAGATTCTGAGCATATTAACCTGTTACTGAATACTACGAGTTTTTCTTTAGCAAGATTGGAAACGGAAACCCCTCAAATTGAACTGTGGGAAAAATTAGATGTGCCGGTTTTACAAGTTATTCTCTGTGCCAGTTCCGTTGAACAGTGGCAGTCACAGTTACAGGGTTTAACTCCCCGTGATATGGGTATGAATGTGGCTTTACCAGAGGTAGATGGCAGGATTATTACTAGGGCTGTGTCTTTTAAAACTCTACAAACCCGCAACAATGACTTAGAAACTGATGTTGTAGTTTATGAACCAGTTAGCGATCGCATTGATTTTGTGGCTCAACTAGCTGCAAATTGGGTGAGATTACGCCAAAAATCACCCTCAGAACGGCACATAGCCTTAATTTTGGCAAATTACCCCAACACCAATGGTAGGCTGGCTAATGGGGTGGGTTTGGACACTCCCGCCAGTTGCGTGGAAATTCTTAAAGCTTTAAAATCCGCCGGTTATGAAGTTGGAGATATCCCCGCTGATGGTGATGAATTAATTCAGATGTTAACCGCCGGGGTGACAAATGACCCAGAAGGTAAAGATTGGAAATCTGTAAATCAATCTGTTTCTGTGCAGGAATATCAAGAATATTTCTCTACCTTACCCGAAGTTGTACAACAGGGAATTGTTGAGCGTTGGGGTGCTGTTGAGGAAACGAACCGCAGAGGCGCAGAGGGCGCAGAGAGAAGAGGGGTTTTGCCTGTTTCTGGTATTCAATTTGGTAATGTTTTTGTGGGGGTTCAGCCTTCACGGGGTTATGAACATGATCCGAGTTTAAATTATCATGCCCCTGATTTAGAACCAACTCACGACTATTTAGCTTTTTATTATTGGGTGAGAGAAGTTTTTGGTAGTGATGCGATCGCCCACGTGGGTAAACATGGCAACTTAGAATGGCTACCAGGTAAAAGTGTGGCTTTATCCAAAACTTGTTATCCTGAAGTCGCTTTTGGGGCTATGCCTCATTTATATCCGTTTATTGTTAATGATCCAGGTGAAGGTTCACAGGCTAAACGTCGTTCTCAGGCTGTAATTATTGATCATCTCACCCCCCCCATGACACGCGCCGAATTATACGGTGGGCTGCAACAAGTAGAAAACCTAATTGATGAATATTACGAAGCCGAAAGTTTAGATCCTTCCCGTTTACCAACCTTACGCGATCGCATTCAAGCCTTAGTCATCAAAGAAAACCTCTACAAAGACCTAGGTATCACCAACGAACAAGACATCACCGATTTTGAAAATTTAATTTTAAATTCCTTAGATGGTTATTTGTGCGAACTCAAAGAAGCCCAAATTAGAGACGGCTTACACATTTTCGGACAAGTTCCCCAAGGTAGACAACTCAGAGACTTAATAGTAGCGATCGCCCGCATCCCCAACCGTCATTCCATCGGCATTACCCGCGCCATAGCAGAAGCATGGGGTTTAGACCTCGACCCCCTCACCACCAACTACAGCGACCCCTTTATTCCTCCTCAAACCCTCTCTGCGCCTCTGCGCGACGGACACTTTGCTCAAGTCGGGAAACCCGCCCAAGCAAGTGTCCTCCTCTGCGTGAGATTAAAATCATGTCGCACCCACGGCGATGTTGTCGAACTCCTAGAAGAACAAGCCGCACTTCTAGTAGAACAAATACTAGAGGGAACAGAGAACAAAGAACAGGGAACAGTAAAACAAGTTCTCCACTGGATAGAATCAAAACTGCTCCCAGCACTGCAAAACACCACCCAAGAAATTACCAACTTACTCAAAGGACTAGACGGTAAATACATACCCAGTGCTGCATCTGGCGCACCAACCAGGGGCAGACCAGAAGTTCTACCCACAGGTAAAAACTTTTACTCTGTAGATATTCGCGCCATACCCACAGAAACCGCCTGGGATGTCGGCAGAAAAGCCGCCGAAACCCTGATCGAAACCTACACCCAAGAACATGGAGAATATCCCAAAACACTAGGTTTATCAGTTTGGGGAACATCTACCATGAGAACCGGCGGTGATGATATTGCCGAAGCCTTAGCTTTATTAGGAGTCCAGCCAGTTTGGGATGGTGCAGCCAGAAGAGTTGTAGATTTTGAAATCTTACCTTTATCAATTGTCGGTCGTCCCCGCGTTGATGTCACTTTGAGAATTTCCGGCTTTTTCCGGGATGCTTTCCCCAACCTCATAGATTTATTTTCCCAAGCAGTCGCAGCAGTAGCAGCATTAGACGAACCAGCAGCAGAAAACCCCCTAGCAGAGACAGTCAAGCAAGACACTGAGTTATGGACTCAACAGGGTTTGAGTGTAGAAGCTGCCAACGAAAAATCACTTTATCGTGTTTTTGGTTCAAAACCAGGTGCTTATGGTGCTGGACTCCAAGGTTTAATTGCTTCTCAAAACTGGCAAACTGACGAAGATTTAGCCCAAGCTTACATTAATTGGAGTTCCTACGCTTACGGGAAAACAGACAACCAAAATACTGTCACCTCTAAAGAAGTTTTTCAGCAACGTTTAAAACAAATGCAAGTGGTTCTCCACAACCAAGACAACCGCGAACATGATTTATTAGACTCTGACGACTATTATCAGTTTCAAGGTGGATTAACTGCTGCGGTGCGTTCTCTCCAAGGCAAAAACCCCGAAACCTACTTTGGTGATAATGCCAATACATCACAGCCTAAAGTCCGCAAACTGAAAGAAGAAATTACTAGGGTTTATCGTTCCCGTGTCGTTAATCCCAAATGGATAGAAGGAGTCATGCGTCACGGTTACAAAGGTGCGTTCGAAATGGCCGCAACAGTTGATTTTCTCTTTGCTTATGATGCAACTTCCCAGTGTGTGGAAGATTATATGTACCAAGGAATTGTAGATAATTATTTACAAGATTCTGTAGTGCGTGAATTTATTCACAACAAAAACCCCTGGGCTTTACGGGACATAGCCGAAAGATTACTAGAAGCTAACCAACGGGGTTTATGGGAAGACGTAAATACTCAGACTTTAGAAAATTTGCGTAATCTCGTACATGAAGCCGAAGCAGAAATTGAGGAAAAGTAG
- a CDS encoding GAF domain-containing sensor histidine kinase: MLSSSNLSFSRTLPVIVFNRLGELLQQMAQTIGSSALILTEDLLAQIIIPVEWQQERFTLLVSDQFSALLLGNQETEAGTEVPPDSLNTSLILNHEAIATFISQLKNLFASDSLIYHKIAQYQQIIPRNDTNLQSKFTLLLLEYLLPLLNTEVELPMISHPSEGFICKPVEDALSKQIAQERLLHQVTTQIRKSPDLQVIMDTVITQVREFLELDRLIIYQFLPSQFKTTNTSLNQSFNSQYLPPTVFNQKFLEQSHQQYNASVVYESLSSTNISALLNYQEDNCLITNYKYLDKYCKGFVLAIDDVDKTYVLEECLLKFLRASQVKSKLVAPIIFEEKIWGLLIAHQCHHMRRWTESEKSLLSSIAEQLAIAIHQSELMQSLREATQTLTRDKQTLEQRVIERTVALREALLAAEAANRLRSEFLATISHELLTPLTYVIGMSSTLLRWPLGELSQRQRDYLQTIHDSGEHLLEMINDILDLSQIEAGKTVLNIVDFSLVKTAQNILDSLLEKASNKKVILKLDLQINPANDIFRADVGRVEQILWNLLNNGIKFTPEGGDVTLRLWVEENTAIFQIEDTGIGIPEEKLALLFEKFQQLDTPYRRHYEGTGVGLALAKQLVELHRGRIEVESTVGVGSIFTVWIPQQLGVKG, from the coding sequence ATGCTGAGTTCTTCCAATTTGAGCTTTTCTCGTACCTTGCCTGTGATTGTATTTAATCGGCTTGGGGAATTGTTGCAGCAGATGGCTCAAACAATAGGCAGTTCTGCTTTAATACTCACAGAAGATTTGCTGGCACAGATTATAATTCCCGTTGAATGGCAACAAGAACGGTTTACTCTGCTAGTTTCTGATCAGTTTAGTGCATTACTGCTAGGAAATCAGGAAACGGAAGCGGGAACAGAAGTTCCCCCAGATTCTTTAAACACCAGTTTAATATTGAATCATGAGGCGATCGCTACATTTATTTCTCAATTAAAAAACCTGTTTGCTTCTGATTCTCTCATTTACCACAAAATTGCCCAATATCAGCAAATTATTCCTCGTAATGATACAAATCTGCAAAGTAAATTTACTTTGTTGTTATTAGAGTATTTACTACCACTACTGAATACAGAAGTGGAGTTACCTATGATTTCTCACCCATCGGAAGGTTTTATTTGCAAACCTGTGGAAGATGCTTTGAGCAAACAAATTGCTCAAGAAAGACTTTTGCATCAGGTAACAACACAAATTCGCAAAAGTCCAGATTTGCAAGTCATTATGGACACGGTAATTACACAAGTAAGAGAGTTTTTAGAATTAGATAGATTAATAATTTATCAATTTTTACCATCTCAATTTAAGACTACAAATACATCCCTCAATCAATCCTTTAATTCTCAATATTTACCACCAACGGTTTTCAATCAGAAATTTCTGGAACAAAGTCACCAACAATATAATGCTTCTGTAGTTTATGAGTCACTATCTTCAACTAATATTTCTGCTCTTTTAAATTATCAAGAAGATAATTGTTTGATCACTAATTATAAATACTTAGATAAATATTGTAAAGGGTTTGTTTTAGCTATAGATGATGTAGACAAAACTTATGTTTTAGAAGAGTGTTTACTAAAATTTTTAAGAGCTAGTCAAGTCAAATCTAAATTAGTAGCACCAATTATTTTTGAAGAAAAAATTTGGGGTTTGTTAATTGCCCATCAATGTCATCATATGCGCCGTTGGACAGAAAGTGAAAAAAGTTTGTTATCTTCAATTGCTGAACAATTAGCTATAGCGATTCATCAATCAGAATTAATGCAATCTCTCCGTGAGGCTACACAAACTCTGACTAGAGACAAACAAACTTTAGAACAAAGAGTGATTGAACGAACTGTGGCATTAAGAGAAGCTTTACTAGCCGCAGAAGCTGCTAATCGTCTCAGAAGTGAATTTTTAGCAACTATCAGTCATGAATTATTAACTCCTTTAACATATGTAATTGGAATGTCTTCTACATTATTACGCTGGCCTTTGGGTGAATTAAGTCAAAGACAACGGGATTATTTACAAACCATCCATGATAGTGGGGAACACTTATTAGAAATGATCAATGATATCCTCGATTTATCACAAATTGAGGCGGGGAAAACAGTATTAAATATTGTTGATTTTTCTTTAGTAAAAACTGCACAAAATATTTTAGATTCTTTATTAGAAAAGGCAAGCAATAAAAAAGTAATTCTAAAACTCGATTTACAAATTAACCCAGCAAATGATATTTTTAGAGCTGATGTTGGTAGGGTAGAACAAATCCTCTGGAATTTATTAAATAATGGAATTAAGTTTACACCTGAAGGTGGTGATGTGACTTTGCGTTTGTGGGTGGAAGAGAATACAGCTATTTTTCAAATAGAAGATACTGGTATTGGTATTCCCGAAGAAAAGTTAGCTTTGTTGTTTGAGAAGTTTCAACAGCTTGATACACCTTATCGTCGTCATTATGAAGGTACAGGGGTGGGTTTAGCTTTAGCTAAACAGCTTGTAGAATTACATCGGGGTCGCATTGAAGTAGAATCTACTGTGGGTGTAGGTTCAATTTTTACTGTTTGGATACCACAGCAGTTAGGAGTTAAAGGTTAA
- a CDS encoding transposase, whose amino-acid sequence MKTLKFKLYEHKRSKHLKRMINAAGVIYNHCIALHKRYYRIWGKHLNCAKLQSHIAKLRKRNSFWQLVGSQAVQDICQRIDKAYQLFFKHNKKGVRPPEFKKVKKYKSLTLKQAGYKFLGRNRVKIGKRVYQFWKSREIEGKIKTITIKRTALGEMFMVIVVDNELEPEIKSTTGKIAGFDFGLKVFLTCSDGTKIDSPEFLKQSLNAIKKASRYHSKKLKGSHNRERARKNLVRKHEDVCNKRRDWFWKLAHTLTDKFDVLCFETLNLKGMQRLWGRKISDLAFGEFLQILEWVAQKKNKQVVYINQWYPSSKTCSVCGHILESLDLAIRQWRCPSCNSFHGRDENAAKNIQMVGASTIGLGDVRLAMPAIAV is encoded by the coding sequence ATGAAAACACTGAAGTTTAAGTTATATGAACACAAAAGGAGTAAACACCTCAAACGGATGATTAACGCCGCAGGGGTGATTTATAACCATTGTATTGCTCTACATAAACGGTACTACCGAATATGGGGCAAACACTTAAACTGTGCAAAACTTCAGTCACATATTGCTAAGTTAAGAAAACGTAATTCGTTCTGGCAATTAGTAGGCTCTCAAGCAGTACAAGATATCTGCCAGAGAATAGATAAGGCATACCAATTATTCTTCAAACACAACAAGAAAGGAGTAAGACCACCAGAGTTTAAGAAAGTTAAGAAATATAAATCTTTAACTCTTAAACAAGCTGGCTATAAATTCTTAGGTAGGAACAGGGTAAAGATTGGAAAAAGAGTATATCAATTTTGGAAATCTAGAGAAATAGAAGGAAAGATTAAAACAATAACCATAAAGCGTACTGCATTAGGTGAAATGTTTATGGTTATTGTAGTTGATAATGAGTTAGAACCAGAAATCAAATCAACGACTGGTAAGATAGCGGGGTTTGATTTCGGTTTAAAAGTTTTCCTAACTTGTTCTGATGGGACTAAAATTGATTCTCCAGAATTTCTAAAACAATCTCTAAATGCTATCAAGAAAGCTAGTAGATATCATTCCAAAAAACTAAAAGGATCACATAATCGTGAACGAGCTAGAAAGAACTTAGTTCGTAAACATGAAGATGTTTGTAACAAAAGACGTGATTGGTTTTGGAAACTAGCTCACACATTAACTGATAAGTTTGATGTTTTATGTTTTGAAACTTTAAACCTCAAAGGTATGCAACGTCTTTGGGGTAGAAAAATATCAGACTTGGCTTTTGGTGAGTTTTTGCAAATACTAGAGTGGGTAGCCCAGAAGAAAAATAAACAGGTAGTTTATATAAACCAGTGGTATCCATCCAGTAAAACTTGTTCTGTTTGTGGACATATTTTAGAAAGTCTAGATTTGGCGATTAGACAGTGGCGTTGTCCATCATGCAATTCTTTTCATGGACGTGATGAAAATGCGGCTAAAAATATTCAAATGGTTGGGGCATCAACCATTGGGTTAGGCGATGTGAGACTGGCCATGCCAGCAATTGCTGTTTGA